The genome window GTGGTCACCCAAAATCAGCGCTTGCTCCGTACTTAAGAAGGACTGCGGCACTAAGAGGAGTTCGCCTTCAAGATGCTCATTATTTTCGATCGTGCTTAAACATCTTGTGGGAGTGAGTTTCACTCCTTGCTCGCGATAGCACTCGTTCAGCGGCGTCGCGGCTGAATGACAAATCACCTGGCGAGTCGCATAAGGCTCTAGCAATCCCAAGACTCTTTGTGCTTTTCCAAGAGAATAAGCAAAGAGCACGCTGTTCTTGCCTTGAGCTGCATTGGCACTCCACCACTCGTAGATTTCTTTACCGAGATCCGCTTCTTTATTCCAAATATAAGCCGGAGTTCCGAATGTGGCCTCCGTCACGAAGGTGTCGCACTTCACGACTTCAAACGGCTCGCAGGTTGGATCGGGATCACGCTTATAATCGCCGGAAGCCACCCACACTTCACCTTGATATTCCATGCGCACTTGGGAGGAGCCCAAAATATGTCCCGCCGGATGAAATGACAAAGTCACTCCGCCCAACTGGAATTTTTCGCCGAATGCATAGGATTGAGACTTAATATTTTTTCCGAGACGCGCATGCAAAAGAGAACGCCCGGAGTTTGCGCAGTAATACTGCTTTGCTCCGCGCCGCGCATGATCGCTGTGAGCATGCGTAATCACCGCACGTTCAACCGCGCCTTTGGGGTCAATATAGAAATTCCCCGCTTTGCAATAGAGTCCGTTGGGCGTTAACGTCAACATCGACCAAGGATACTAAAATCTCCTGCTCGGCGCCACGCTAAAATATCTCAACACAAAAGCGTTGAGATGCGCCCCAGAATATAGCTATATTGTTATTCATGAAACGATTTGCACATTGGGTTTTTGATTTAGATGGCACCGTGCTGGATTCCAGCCGATTCTACGAACTCACTCTGAAAGAGATTCTACCGGAGTTTGGCATTACGCCTGGCAAAGAAGAAATCAATCGCGCTTACAAGTACTTTAATCCCGATGATTACTTTGCAACTTTCGGATTTGATGCGGCAAAAATCAAATACGCCGTCCAAAGACTGGTCGCAAAGAATATGGAGTATGCCGATCAAATCCCTGCCTACGAGGGGATTGAAAATCTGCTCGTGTATTTAATCGACCGCGATGTCGAAGTCACAGCATGGACCGGACGCGAGCTTTTGTCAGCGACAAAGATTTTAGATAGCACCGGCCTTCGCAAACATTTCAAAACCTGTGTCGGTCGCACTTGCGTGACTAAAAACAAACCTCATCCCGATGGGCTGTTAAAGATTCTTTCGGATTTTAACCGTCACTCCGATGATGTCGTGATGATTGGTGATCACGAATACGATATGCGCGGGGCTCAAGCGGCGAAAGTCACCGGCATCAGTGTGAACTGGGAAGGACGCGTAAAACCGCACGTCCAGTCCCTTGCCGCTCACCACTTTGATAAAGTAGCCGAACTCCACCGCTGGGCTACAAATATCTACGGCTAGCGCCGACAAGGAAATATGATGTTCACCAAGCAACTAGCAAATGGTTTTGAAATCCGCGAAGTCGAAGAGGACACTTTCTGGCCTTTGTGGGAAAAGTACGCTTACGGAATTTTCACTGACAACTCGCTCGATTTCATGTGGCGTGAGCATATTTCTTCGCTGGAAAAAGAAAACCTCAAAACTCTCGGTAAAAACATGGGAAGCCCCTTTAAAATTCGCCTCGGTGTTTTTAAAGGCGACGAATTCGCCGGGTGGAGCTTCGGTGATCAGCAAAGTTCGGATGTGTATTACATGCGAAACTCTGCCATTCGCCCTGAGTTCCGCCGCCAAGGCCTTTACAGCGAGCTCTTAAAAACCAATATCGAACTTCTGTCGCAAAAGGGTTTTCAAAAAATCTACAGCCGTCATACGACGACGAACAATGCCGTGATTATTCCAAAATTGAAGGCGGGCTTTATTATCACTTCAATGGAACTCGACGATATGTTCGGCTCCTTAGTGCATTTAAGCTATTTCACAAATCCACTGCGCCGAAAAGTAATGGAGTTCCGCACAGGAAACCTACGTCCTGACGAAGAACTAAAAAACGTTTTAAAATTATAACCCAAAGACTGCGCCCACCTTCCTCCGTCCGTGAGGCCCGAAGAACAGCACAGCTTATCGAGACCCTGGAGCCCCATCACAGAGAGGGCCCCACCCCACTCTCAAGCTCCATTCAAGTCCGACGCCCCCAGCCGGCCTTCCTCCGAAAAGGTACCAGGTCGCTTTTCCGGATGAGGTCTCATTGGTTTGATATGAACTCAGTTTGGGCCTAAATCATCACACTTGCCGAAGTGCCATACTTTGAAGGTGTCAATTC of Bdellovibrionales bacterium contains these proteins:
- a CDS encoding ligase-associated DNA damage response exonuclease — protein: MLTLTPNGLYCKAGNFYIDPKGAVERAVITHAHSDHARRGAKQYYCANSGRSLLHARLGKNIKSQSYAFGEKFQLGGVTLSFHPAGHILGSSQVRMEYQGEVWVASGDYKRDPDPTCEPFEVVKCDTFVTEATFGTPAYIWNKEADLGKEIYEWWSANAAQGKNSVLFAYSLGKAQRVLGLLEPYATRQVICHSAATPLNECYREQGVKLTPTRCLSTIENNEHLEGELLLVPQSFLSTEQALILGDHYETAFASGWMATDHRGYDRGFLLSDHADWNDLLRTVQECGAKQVYVQHRGKGALVRELNRMGIKAFPETALMRPESRQLSLF
- a CDS encoding GNAT family N-acetyltransferase, producing MMFTKQLANGFEIREVEEDTFWPLWEKYAYGIFTDNSLDFMWREHISSLEKENLKTLGKNMGSPFKIRLGVFKGDEFAGWSFGDQQSSDVYYMRNSAIRPEFRRQGLYSELLKTNIELLSQKGFQKIYSRHTTTNNAVIIPKLKAGFIITSMELDDMFGSLVHLSYFTNPLRRKVMEFRTGNLRPDEELKNVLKL
- a CDS encoding HAD family hydrolase — protein: MKRFAHWVFDLDGTVLDSSRFYELTLKEILPEFGITPGKEEINRAYKYFNPDDYFATFGFDAAKIKYAVQRLVAKNMEYADQIPAYEGIENLLVYLIDRDVEVTAWTGRELLSATKILDSTGLRKHFKTCVGRTCVTKNKPHPDGLLKILSDFNRHSDDVVMIGDHEYDMRGAQAAKVTGISVNWEGRVKPHVQSLAAHHFDKVAELHRWATNIYG